A window of Rhipicephalus microplus isolate Deutch F79 chromosome X, USDA_Rmic, whole genome shotgun sequence genomic DNA:
gaatgggaacagtttgggaaaagagttaatggagagtaccttagtaacctgcgcttcaccgatgacattgcatttctgagtaactcaggggacgaattgcaactcatgattacggagtgagacaaagagagcagaaaggtgggtcttaaaatgaatctgcagaaaacgaaagtaatgtacaacaacctcgaaaaagagcagcgctttgagataggtaatagtgcacttcaagttgtaaaagactatgtctacttagggcaagtaataaccgtggagccgaaccacgacattgaagtaactagaagaataagaatggggtggagcatactccgcaagcactctcaaattatgacaggtagattgccactatccctcaagaggaaggtgtataacagctgtatcttgccggtacttagctacgaagcagaaacttggagacttacaaagagggttcagcttaaattgaggacgacgcagcgagcaattgaaagaaaatgataggtgtaaccttaagagacaagaagagggcagagtggattaggcaaCAAACGGGGGTTATGGATATcgtagttaaaatcaagaagaggaaattgacatgggcagggcatgtggcgcgtaaacaggataaccgctggtccttaagggtaactaactggattcccagagaaggcaagcgggttagggggagacagaatgttaggtgggcagatgagattaagaagtctgcgggtataaattggcaccagcaagcacaggaccgggttaactggcggaacatgggagagacctttgtcctgcagtggacgtagtcaggctgatgatgatgatgatgatgatgatgatgatgatgatgatgatgatgatgatgacgtataCCTAAACGATGAAGGACGCCGACCTCAACGACGACGCTGGCAGCAATATCCAGCCGAGAGTGAACATATATTTGATATCGCCGCACGGCGAGTGGAATATTTATTGAGAGAGCGCGAAGGAGGACGGCAACTCGTCGTCGGCGCCGAAGAACCAGACGTCAAGCTGGGGCAACCCCCATGATGGTTTTGTCTGCATGACGCTGGGTGGCGGCGCCGTTTGCCTCGGGTCTCTGCTCGGAGAAACCATTTGCGCCAGCGCCGTTTCTTCTGGTCACGAACGGTTCGAGTGGCAGAGGTGGGAGAGTGTAGATGAACCGCACGCCTGCTTGTTTTCAACCACGCGCACACCCACGTGGAGTTGCTCGGGGGATTTCAAGCTGAACGGTCGTGCCACGTGCGTTCTCCGACGCGAGAATAGATCTCGCTGACTGGTTCACCATCCGCGACCTCCTGACGCCGTGAGGCTCTCgctgtggtgccccgtcctcggaacCTACGACCGGCCCCGAAATTTCGTATCTCCTtatttgaggggcgaagctccttagggtcgagCTAGTCCCCTGTCTGTTGGCGTGACACGTTAGTACTGGAAGCACCCGGTAGGGGGCGAGGCGGTGCCAGCGCTCGCTCCTGGCGCGTGCtacggtttgaaaaaaaaagaccgctGGGGGTACGGTGCTCTTTCTCTCTTTAGACGGCGGTGGTCATGGATTGCGCAGCGCGGCTGCGTGCCAACGCAGTCCAGAGTTTCAGGCTCACAGAGCGGCTGCAGCatggcagcgtagagaagcggaCCAGACTTGCGGGATCgtgaagctgcagtggcacggAAACGTCGGCAAGCTGATCCAGAGGCTGCGAGGGCTCATGCAGCTGCAGTGAAACGGCAGCGCTGGCATTGTGCGGGAGAATTCACAGTTAAGGATCCCCCGGAAAATCGCCCACTTGTCATcgttcacttcatggatatgctgtgatttttttcggtCACTTGCCTGTTGTATTTCTTTTTCTACATCTTTCCACTATTTTTACCTCCCCTTCCTTCCTCCCCTACAAGGCACTGTGCCATGTCGCACAAGAGGAAGAAAGGTATTaagtgcctttttcttcttcttaaaaTCACCACCACCACAAGCACGCGCCTGTCGTAAGCAGCAGAGCACCCGCCGCCAACGCTTGCTTTCTGAACGCGTCGTCAGTCTCGTAGTTCAGCTTATCCTGGTCCCCCAAGCGCGAAGATATTTGCGTTTGTTCGCGCTGCATTCCTGTCCGAGTCCTCACGAGAAAGAGAATGACATCATGGGCCTTCGAAGAGAGCGAactgctgattgcctttgtgggTTAGGCCCTCGCCGATAAAAGCAAGCCTGCAATGAACAGAGCTTCAGTCTATCGACCAAATGGCGTTGTAGCGGATCCGACATTCCGGGTGGCCCGGCTTCCCCTAGCGAATGCAGCCATTGATTTACGGTGCCTTTACGAGAAAGAGGCGGTGCTGTGTCTCGCATGTTGAACAATTCCGCTGTAAAGCCTCATCGAACCATTCCGTGGGTCATAATAATTTAAAACAGTGAGCTTCCAAATGCACCATCAGTATCAAGATAACTTTAATGCAACAGCTTTGCAGTGTCATCAGCCAAGCCAGTGGATTTTTTGCGCCTCCTTCACGCGATCGAATTTTTTTCGCTGCTGCAATGCCACCAAAAAGGAACATTCTAAAATATCATAAAACCATTATTATGAACACCCCACAGAAGACCGCGGTATCCACCTTGTATTTGTTCTATGTCATCCTTTATTTCCTGTGTTGTAGAATAATGATGTATAAACATCATCAATTAAACACCAAATAAATTTACGTCTTGCCATCAGTGCATGTTCTGTACGTTCGCACTTCGCCTTCCAAGATGTCACGCACCAAGCGGGCGGAAGCTGGAAGTGGAAGAAAccaggtccgttcgattcgcctgcaccacgtgaaccagttcacgaggtgctgcaccttgccattcgtttcagcggtgcagcattgacgaccgctgaaccctgccattcgtttcgaaaggtgcagaagaggtgcagcaccggttcacgattttcctgcaccttcttcgctgacggtgccggcttggtgcaggcgcgcgtgcagctgagcagacgacgcagcacttagacgtaggtggcttagatgccgtacccgcctctacaaatgtggtgtgttttgccaagatgttcgcgcctcataaactgtccgcatgtgcgtttcgccataggtcagtgtttgctgaatggtgtaaattaaccgaaaagaaataaggccaacacctggttggcacatcgtcatttatttcgggtgtcgtgctgtgcctacaccgctgaactcacgctgcacaatttctgagcttcgcgtgcacagccatgaaccggttccgaccggtgcaggtgaatcgaacgaacCTACCGCCTCGGTACAGGTGCCGTGCCACACCGGCAGCACGCCAAATGGTTTATACGCCTCATTCGAGGTGGTACATAGTTGACGAGACCAGGCAGAAGCACATGATAGTAGCCGTGGTGACAAGCTTGGTCGAGACATCGGCGAAAACGAGAAAAGTGACCCCCGTGGCTGTTGCCAAAGCCAGTGCAATTCAAAGCTTAGCGTGGGCCGATGCTTTAGCTGCGATGGTGGGTACATCATCTCGTTCATGGCTACTGCGTCTGGAGGCATCCAGGATACCACAGCCAGTTCTGGTGGAGGCGCTTGTGTCCATGCTTTTGCAACTGCTTCGAACGTTCAGTTTCTCCCTCATTCTTTCAGCACGACCACCAGGTCTCCCTGGGAACTTCTGCAATGCTATATTGCCTGCTCCAAGTTAGCTGCAGCCCACTTGATAAAACCCTAGAGTGCGCCGTCATCGTCTTTTCCTGATGCAAAGCGCGAGTGCCTAACAGTGACAATGATGATgacttactttttttcttcttcgtgcGTGTCCGCCACCGAGtggaaaccccaggtggtaaaaatttcttaAGTGCCCCGCTATGGCATGTCTGAAATATTATGTGGTTTTGGAAGGTAAAACACccgagaataataataataataataataataattaaaataataatagaattattaataatattattcttATATATTGGCGTGTGCATGTGGAGGGGAATGGGAGAGTAATGAGGCAGCACTTCAAAATATGTGTTTGTTTCAATATACTTATTTCAAATTATTCTTTACTGTATCTACAACTGCTCTTTTTTTGTCAAAAATATgatacgcatatatatatatatatatatatatatgagatataacagacagtaatgccaaggaatgtacaggggaagttattaaaatcaatggaatataaataagaagaaagaaaagtggatgaaaaaattaccaactgtgagcaggaatcgaacctacgaccttcgaattacgcgttcgatgctctaaccactgagctatcacagcggccctccctccatccacttttttgggtaggttcgattcctgctcacagttggtaattttttcatccacttttctttcttcttatttatattccattgattttaataacttcccctgtacattccttggcattactgtctgttatatctcattaatattgtgttaaaaacacggaaaaacgagcccttaggtatacgcttctttccctatatatatatatatatatatatatatattgccagaTACTTTCAATTCCTGCTGCTTCTAAGATAATAAACTAATTGTTCATAGTGGGTGCAATATTACGTCGAAACCAATTTGCTAATTCCTTCCGGGTGTATTACTTTTTATCTTCAGGTTGCACTTTTGTTGATTTTATAATAAACAACTGAGACAGCCAGAACTGTTATCTGACACCAGGAAGGAGCGTAGGCCTCGCCAGCGATAGCACCGACAACGCCTGGGGCGACCGTTTCGTGCATAGCACTGACGATGTAATTGCCGAGCTTTCCATGACccactacttcttcattacatatttccccctcgctgtatacggagccaagtaggtgttctaaggtgtcgtgaggacaagtggttcgttaTACGGTTTGAGACAATCCACGTGTACGATTTCGGGGCCTCGGtgacgcaggtccacagtgggcgtgaggggttcgatgagatAGATGACAGCGGAAGTTTGCTCTATGACgtgataaggtccatggtacctgctgaaaAACTTTGTaaaggtaccaggagcagcagtgggaggcacccATAATCTAACCAGAAAGTTGGGCGAAAACTGGTAGTGGGACCGTCTATCGttgtgacgaaatttctgtagcccttgttcttgtgttatAAGTGTGCGAGCTAATttccgacattcttccgcataccgagcggcttcggaaactggtgttcCTTCGAATGAGTTGGGTCGggaggggagaatggtgtcaattggaggTGATGTCTCTCGACCATAAAGttaaaagaagagagaaaagcatgtcgtcgcttgaggtgccatGTTGTAAGCGTATGTTACGtagggaaggataagatcccagttggtgtagTCGAATGAGTTGGGTCGggaggggagaatggtgtcaattggaggTGATGTCTCTCGACCATAAAGttaaaagaagagagaaaagcatgtcgtcgcttgaggtgccatGTTGTAAGCGTATGTTACGtagggaaggataagatcccagttggtgtagTCGGAGgtgacatacatagacagcatgtcgccaagagtgcggTTGAAACGTTCAGACGATACCTGCAATCACGTGGCTGTGCCTTCAAGATGTACGCACGCGACCTCCACGAACAGCCTTGATTTGTCAACCTCAGGCCATAATAATGAAGGGTGAGTCAAGACGGAGCCGaagtaatgcctagttcacactgaagcatccgctttttacagcgaccgaaattctcctgccgccgaaacgcagcgttgttcgcactggatGCGCCCCACGCCGCCGCATTCGCCGAATATAGCCATAGCGTGCCATCTACCGAGTGAACAATAAACTACGGGGCGAGCGCGGAACGGGTCAGCCGTTCCCCGGAAGTTGTCAGCGGCTCGCAACACTAGTGTGCCCGTGACGAGCTCGATCTTTTTGTTTTGCGCGGTTAAACTGTTATCTTAAGCCGCTATGCTGTCAAGTGAGCAAGAAGCAGCACTGCTGCTAGCTCTTCTGGCAAGCAGCAGCCTTGCAATGcataaagaagaggaaaaaacGTCGCTGAAGCAACGACGACGCCAGTTACGTTGGTGGGTCCGGCCTGCTTTGCAGGAACGCGCCAACCTTGGTCAGGCCAACAAACTGCTACCTCTTCTACGAGATCGAGACGTGGAGTTTTACCGACAGTGAGTTCAACTCTGATTACAACGTTCGCTTATGTGCCCTTGGGTGCATAGGTGTTTTGTAGCGCTTCACGCAGTGCCATTTGTATCTCCGTAGGTACATCAGGATGCCTCCACGTACTTTTGACACGCTGTTGCACCTTGTGAAACATCATATTGAAAAAAAGGACACCAACTTCCGGAAGGCAATCAGTCCCGAGCACCGACTTGCACAAACTTTGAGGTAAGGTTGCCTTATGAATCGTCCAGAGCATTCATTTGCTTAGTGTGGCTGTGAAATGTGAAGTAAGGAGCGAGCATTTCACACTTTTCGCGCAGTTAGATGCGGCTAGCTTGGTACACGCAATGTTTACTATAAATTTTTTTATTGCATAGTGTCAAAGGGTCATTGTTTATGTACGTGCATGCACTTCATGGCATTAGGTTTGTCTCGCTAATTAACATTAAGAACTAGTCGTAACTGCAAAAATCCACCCGACGAAATGTCGTAAAGGGGGATGTTGTGAgtgacgtttattttttttaaatatggacATTTTCTCATTACTTAAATCCTACACCACCATGAAAACGTGCACTCTCCTTGCTtctacatttatttcttctcagaTTCTTGGCTGCAGGTAAAACACTTCGTTGCTCATCTTTCAACTTTTTAAATGGTCGTTCGACAGCGTGCTATATTGTGTCGACAGTGTGCCAGGTGCTCTGGGATGTACTTGGTCCTATATACGTTGCCCGTCCATCAAGTGCAGGCGAGTGGCTACAGGTAAAATTTACGTTATAAATGCATGTTGCATACGTTCAACCTGGAACATTTGGCCTGCCTGTTCAACGTCTACCTTAATTTTTGCTGTACAAACATGACGTGTGTTATTCCCACAAAAGCCGTTATCGATATTTTCATTCCATCAGATTGCAAAAGAGTTTGAGGAAAGTTGGAACATGCCCCACTGTGTGGGTGCAATTGATGGAAAACACACCAAATCGGGAAGTGAGGACTATAACTACAAACACTTCTTCAGTAAATCGATGCTTGCTGTCAGCGACGCCTGCTACAGGTACATGTTTATTTACTCTCGATGCAACAGAAAGTAGGAAGTGGCAGTATGTACATGTAACTGTGCGTAAAATGGTGAAAAAGCAGTCCTGTAATTTTTAGCCTTTAAAAAGCTGATGTTACATTTCAGGCTTTGTAGTTgcacggccactggatgaaaaAGCTTCCAGCGGCCGTGGTATTTGCATGGACGGTTGCTATCTATTTGTTTTGGCCTCTGCATGTAAACAATCATGAAAGACATGCATGCTAGTGCTTGATGAAATAATGTTTTAACATTTTCAGGTTCATTTATGTGGAGATTGGGCACCATGGGAGCAATTCAGATGGTGGAGTATTCAGCGAAAGCCAACTGCCTCATATTATCTTTTCGAAGAATGAAGGATTTCCCCCTGATGCACCACTGGGGAACATTGGCCGCATTCCTTTCTACCTGGTCGGAGATGAAGCGTTTCCTTTGAAGACATACttgatgcggccgtatcctcggaaAGTCAAGTTGCCCCTTTGATTTCTTTTAGTACTGGAGTGCATTGCTCTATGCTATTAATCTAAGGTGGTTCAGTACACTGAAATCACTGTAGTGACAAGCAGCCGAAACATGATGTCATAACTAAACGCAGTGATTGGTTTATGTTAGAGGCACTAAAGCACTTCACCACATATTGGCGCTTCTCCTTGAAAGTAAGTTTCTTTTCTCTGTGGAAGTATGTTTTTGATCAACTTTCATGAACATGAAACAAAAACATGGCACAATGTGTTCATTGATCGTGTGCCTATGTGTTCTGTGCTGCGTTACTGTGAAGCTCTATCAGGATGACGTGTTTTTCATGTAGGTGCGGGGATAACCATTTATGCAGGTCTTCAACTGTTCCTCACTTCAACACCTGAAGAGGCATCTCAAGGAGAAAAAACCAACTGCGAACCTATCGCCTTTGCGGAGGCACACAGCAAAAGGATTTTCAATTACCGCCTAAGCCGAGCCCGTCGGGTGATCGAAAATGCATTTGGCATAATGGCTCAAAGATGGCGTATCCTGCGGCGTTCTTTCAAAGCCAAAGACGATAACATCCGGCGAATTATCTCCGCATGCGTGGTCCTTCACAATTTCATGATGAAAGAGTGGGAGACATCTCGGTGCGCCTACTGCCCTCCAGGGACAGCTGATCAGGTTGACTGGCAGGGTAACATCACCGAAGGCAACTGGAGGGCTGATGACACCAGCAGTGCTGCTCTGCCATCTCTACCGAAGACTGGCTGCCACGCCACAAGGTAAAGATATTTTCATGTGGCAAGGTTCACGGTGGGCCTTAAATTGTAAGCCATGCACTAGCATTAGCCACAATAAAAGCTCATCCATATGAGCGGCGTAATTTGCAGTGCTGTGGTACAGTGTATTTCACTGTCTAGAAATTTTTCTCCCAGGTTTGCTTACGAAATGCGGGACCTCCTGGCAAAGCACTTCATCACCAACGGCAAGGTGCCTTGGCAAGAGAGCAAGATAATGGACACAAGACTGTACAGTGGTGAGTGCACCATTTATTGTTATCATGACAGTCATGCAGAGAAACAACCTGATCCTCCTTGTGATGTCTATGATGAAACACTAAAACGGTTCTGTAAACGTAGACACAACTGCCACGATGTTTTAAAAAGTGTGCATTATGTTGCAGCACAAAACAAGAAAGTACTGACTTCAAACAAAGATGAAAGCTAGAGGTGTTCTGCTGTATGTCCTGAGGTCTGCTCTTTACAATTCACAATACACATCAAGCAACTTGCGCAACAGAATCAACTCAACTTGCAAAGCTGCGACAAAACACTTGCTACATACACTTTTCATGCATATTGTTTTTCAACTATATGCATGAAAAGTGTATGACAAGACTAgacaatgactgagtgtgcgtgcgtgggctgccgaatgtgctgtgtttatctctcttccctctttcctcTATCTTTTATCTCCCCCATCACCCTCTCATGCACAGGGTTACAAACCGGCTGCctgtaggctggttaacctccctgccgttcttttcctcctattttccttccttccttgtttTTCAACTAGGGGAGATGCCACTCGAAAAGTGAAATTTATATTTTCCTGAAATACAAATCTTTTCACTTGCTTTACTAAGTTTATTttgttactcggctgctgacctgcaggtcgcgggttcaaatcccggctgcggcggctgcatttccgatggagccggaaatgttgtaggcccatgtgctcagcttttggtgcacgttaaagaaccccaggtggtcgaaatttccggagccctcctctatggcgtctctcataatcgtatggtggttttgggacgttaaatcccgcaaGTCCAATCCAAGTTTATTTTGTGTACTTTCATAAAAAATAAATCAGTGTTGTAAAAAAGCAAGTAATTAGCTAAAGTCCAATTTTAAAGAACACTTTAAAGTCCAATTTAAAAGTCCAATTTTAAAGAACATTTTAACGCTAATCGCCGAATTCGAGTTCAAGCCTTgcttcactgatttttttttttgcatcacttctTGTATTGCTGTTATAGCATCTACTGGCTGGTGGGAGTTTAACCAGCGCAGCTGTTGCGCCAATGTCATGCCGAAAAAATAAGGAAGGTTGTGCTCTTCCTTGGATTCCTGTGCTGTTTTGACGGCACGCAGTTGTTGAAGGCATTCGCTTGCGATGTCAATGTGGGAGATTGTCTTTGATGAACTGAAGAAAAGCAATGCCTACTTTAGACACATGTTCGTTACATTGTCAAAGCTTTAGTTCTTACGATGCACCACTGGCCGCTACTCTTGGAACCTTGCGTGGCCTGTCagtgaaaaacaagaaaactgaGTGACATAACGCCAGGAAATGGAAAGATCGTAACATATAGCAAGTGCGAATgccggataaaaaaaaagctgtcatgcTTCTGTTGGAACAAATTACCGCTCAGCCTGCTTCCTTGTATTTTCTTCAC
This region includes:
- the LOC142775899 gene encoding uncharacterized protein LOC142775899; the protein is MAQRWRILRRSFKAKDDNIRRIISACVVLHNFMMKEWETSRCAYCPPGTADQVDWQGNITEGNWRADDTSSAALPSLPKTGCHATRFAYEMRDLLAKHFITNGKVPWQESKIMDTRLYSGVAPDKDAGSSRGSSKMTVTYLS
- the LOC119177314 gene encoding uncharacterized protein LOC119177314; the protein is MLSSEQEAALLLALLASSSLAMHKEEEKTSLKQRRRQLRWWVRPALQERANLGQANKLLPLLRDRDVEFYRQYIRMPPRTFDTLLHLVKHHIEKKDTNFRKAISPEHRLAQTLRFLAAGKTLRCSSFNFLNGRSTACYIVSTVCQVLWDVLGPIYVARPSSAGEWLQIAKEFEESWNMPHCVGAIDGKHTKSGSEDYNYKHFFSKSMLAVSDACYRFIYVEIGHHGSNSDGGVFSESQLPHIIFSKNEGFPPDAPLGNIGRIPFYLVGDEAFPLKTYLMRPYPRKVKLPL